One genomic window of Methanosalsum zhilinae DSM 4017 includes the following:
- a CDS encoding CBS domain-containing protein, translating into MQVKEVMVEPSTIDKADTVSYALDMMEKKKSRRLLVTHNSEIVGILTMRNLTKELGTRKKYGLPASALHVATAVSDNFVKVFPDTELDDAVTLMAKNKGIIIVADQENILGWITPVELLKNGYFEGYAAEVMEADPILATPSDRVVHIRRLILDNDIGRLPVVENGELVGIVTERDIAKAMRAFRDLVAGNQQDSRIKNLIVEDIMTIGVKTVYTNTPLQDVVDLMLEENIGGLPVLNLENEFVGFITRRNIVNTLVK; encoded by the coding sequence ATGCAAGTCAAAGAAGTTATGGTAGAGCCGTCAACCATCGATAAGGCTGACACTGTGTCCTATGCTCTTGATATGATGGAAAAGAAAAAAAGTCGTCGTCTGCTTGTTACCCATAACAGTGAAATCGTCGGCATACTGACAATGCGCAATCTTACAAAGGAGCTGGGTACACGTAAAAAATACGGTCTGCCTGCATCTGCACTTCATGTAGCAACAGCAGTTTCGGATAATTTTGTTAAGGTATTCCCTGACACTGAACTTGATGATGCTGTCACCCTTATGGCAAAGAATAAAGGCATAATCATAGTTGCTGATCAGGAAAATATCCTGGGCTGGATCACACCGGTTGAGCTATTAAAGAATGGATATTTTGAGGGATATGCAGCTGAAGTGATGGAAGCAGATCCTATACTTGCAACTCCAAGTGACAGGGTGGTCCATATCAGGAGATTGATCCTTGATAATGATATTGGAAGATTGCCGGTTGTTGAAAATGGTGAACTTGTGGGTATTGTTACCGAAAGGGATATTGCAAAAGCTATGCGTGCATTCAGAGATCTTGTTGCAGGCAATCAGCAGGATTCACGTATAAAAAATCTCATTGTTGAAGATATTATGACTATAGGTGTAAAAACAGTCTATACAAACACTCCTCTGCAGGATGTGGTAGATCTTATGCTTGAAGAGAATATTGGAGGACTGCCAGTACTGAATCTGGAAAATGAGTTCGTAGGTTTCATCACACGCAGGAATATAGTCAATACCCTTGTTAAATAA
- a CDS encoding CBS domain-containing protein — MKVEDIMSSPVYVISPDEPLSHARNLMLKHKISTLVVIDEDEMVGIVSKSDMSRRLAQAGPLWRRRPIDRIPVNLVMRESPVTIYPEASITQAVELMIENDINNLPVVNNKVVGIITRTDIVGHISKLDLNINVSTIITGEAHMVHRHHTVNHVVDVMNKNNISRVIVMNNTGDAVGMISTTNLALNPMTDNEGKLSTKNIKMGRRPVAGGDKVYRYVKEVPLLAEDIMTEPLTTVNLNDKVVDAAQIMLEHDITGLPVEDDGEIVGILSRSDVIKVILDQKNE; from the coding sequence ATGAAAGTAGAAGATATAATGAGTTCACCTGTATATGTAATATCTCCGGATGAACCACTCTCCCATGCCCGGAACCTGATGCTCAAACATAAGATTAGCACTCTTGTAGTTATTGATGAAGATGAGATGGTGGGAATTGTCAGCAAATCTGATATGAGCAGAAGATTGGCTCAGGCAGGGCCATTATGGAGACGCAGACCAATAGACAGAATACCTGTGAATCTGGTTATGAGGGAGTCACCTGTTACGATATATCCTGAAGCTTCCATTACCCAGGCAGTTGAGCTTATGATTGAGAATGATATAAACAATCTTCCTGTGGTCAACAACAAAGTTGTTGGAATTATTACCAGAACGGACATTGTTGGCCATATAAGCAAACTGGACCTCAATATCAATGTTTCAACCATCATAACAGGTGAGGCCCATATGGTCCATCGCCACCACACTGTCAACCATGTTGTAGATGTCATGAACAAGAACAATATAAGCAGGGTAATTGTCATGAACAATACAGGGGATGCAGTTGGCATGATCTCAACCACAAATCTGGCATTGAATCCGATGACAGATAATGAGGGAAAGCTATCTACCAAAAACATTAAAATGGGCAGGCGGCCAGTTGCCGGGGGTGATAAAGTTTACCGGTATGTCAAGGAAGTGCCTCTACTAGCAGAAGATATCATGACAGAACCACTGACCACAGTCAATCTGAATGATAAAGTTGTGGACGCAGCCCAAATCATGCTTGAGCATGATATAACAGGATTGCCTGTAGAGGATGATGGAGAAATAGTTGGGATACTGAGCAGAAGCGATGTAATAAAAGTTATTCTGGATCAAAAAAACGAATAA
- a CDS encoding CBS domain-containing protein — translation MSTQNRKNKISEEKVKIREKLNSQDKTIQRKDPKMFSSNGLLDVGPVDFDAREAEYVGDIMAVATSDVVTVPPTTTIMGSIKTMTARGFRRVPVTDAGTKRLEGIVTSVDIVDFLGGGDRNLLVEKHYNGNLLAAINAEVREIMQHNVAYVKSDAKIDDVLRIMLEKKTGGLPIVDDNNRVIGICTEKDFLKFIAGVLTNKSTGEYMSTNVTTVTPDTSIGDAAKIMVSKGFRRLPLVRDSVLIGIITASNIVHFLGNGEAFQKLITGNIHEAFNEPVSSLVSKDVVWISSDMDLGEAASLMIEKNVGSLPVFDDGKLCGIITERDFLRAIIE, via the coding sequence TTGAGCACACAAAATAGAAAAAACAAGATTTCAGAAGAAAAAGTGAAGATCAGGGAAAAACTGAACTCACAGGATAAAACAATTCAGAGAAAAGACCCTAAGATGTTTAGCAGCAATGGGTTACTTGATGTGGGACCTGTGGATTTTGATGCAAGGGAAGCTGAGTATGTTGGAGACATAATGGCTGTTGCTACCAGTGATGTTGTAACCGTGCCACCCACCACCACAATAATGGGATCTATCAAGACAATGACAGCCAGGGGATTCAGGAGGGTTCCGGTTACAGATGCAGGTACAAAAAGACTGGAAGGAATCGTTACCTCTGTGGATATCGTGGATTTTCTTGGAGGTGGGGACCGGAATCTGCTTGTGGAAAAACACTATAATGGAAACCTGCTTGCAGCTATCAATGCAGAAGTGCGTGAAATAATGCAGCACAACGTAGCTTACGTAAAAAGTGATGCAAAGATAGACGATGTTCTAAGGATCATGCTTGAGAAAAAAACCGGGGGGTTGCCTATTGTAGATGACAATAATAGGGTTATAGGAATATGTACTGAAAAGGATTTTCTCAAATTCATAGCAGGTGTTCTCACCAACAAATCTACTGGAGAGTACATGAGCACCAATGTAACAACCGTAACTCCTGATACATCCATTGGAGATGCTGCAAAGATCATGGTTAGCAAAGGGTTCAGGAGATTACCCCTTGTAAGAGATAGTGTGCTTATAGGTATCATTACAGCATCCAATATAGTCCATTTCCTGGGTAACGGGGAAGCATTCCAGAAACTTATAACAGGTAACATCCACGAAGCATTTAATGAGCCTGTAAGTTCTCTGGTCTCCAAAGATGTGGTCTGGATATCATCTGATATGGACCTGGGAGAGGCAGCAAGCCTTATGATTGAGAAAAATGTAGGTTCACTGCCTGTGTTTGACGATGGAAAACTTTGTGGAATAATCACTGAAAGAGATTTTCTGAGAGCAATAATAGAATAA
- a CDS encoding CBS domain-containing protein, whose translation MKVEDIMSKDPLFVKDHEYVTHARQIMRDYFLRGLPVVDDSNRVMGIITDQDILNIRTNKSNVTVGGYVRETPTITPDMDLLKAAELLIESKENRAPVVKSTTDYTLTGVISDVDILQNIPESRIPSVDVSSIMTTRVATVHPDETVAKIWSNMIDWDYTGVPVVNDKEEIMGIVTRRDIIKSGHARIGASDIDGKGAKNSPRVEKIMSTPLYTIPPDAKIEEAIGKLSRYNIGRICVSNGKKLVGIVDRHDLLKACLNR comes from the coding sequence ATGAAAGTTGAGGATATTATGTCAAAAGATCCTTTATTTGTAAAGGACCATGAGTATGTAACCCATGCCCGCCAGATCATGCGGGACTACTTCTTAAGAGGACTTCCTGTAGTTGACGATTCAAACAGAGTGATGGGAATTATAACAGATCAGGATATACTCAACATAAGAACCAACAAGTCAAATGTAACTGTAGGAGGGTATGTGAGAGAGACGCCAACCATTACACCGGATATGGATCTCTTAAAAGCTGCAGAACTGCTTATAGAATCAAAAGAGAACAGAGCACCTGTGGTAAAATCCACAACAGATTATACACTCACCGGGGTGATCAGTGATGTGGACATTCTGCAAAATATTCCTGAATCAAGAATTCCTTCAGTGGATGTATCCAGTATTATGACAACCCGAGTTGCAACAGTACATCCGGATGAAACTGTTGCAAAGATCTGGTCAAACATGATTGACTGGGACTATACCGGTGTTCCGGTAGTAAATGATAAAGAGGAGATCATGGGAATTGTTACCAGAAGGGATATAATAAAATCAGGTCATGCGAGAATAGGTGCCAGTGACATTGATGGGAAAGGAGCAAAAAATTCTCCAAGAGTTGAAAAGATTATGTCCACCCCATTGTATACAATACCTCCTGACGCAAAAATAGAGGAGGCGATTGGTAAATTATCCAGGTATAATATAGGCAGAATCTGCGTCTCAAACGGAAAAAAGCTTGTTGGGATTGTGGACAGACACGACCTTTTAAAGGCATGTCTTAACAGGTAA
- a CDS encoding CBS domain-containing protein, translating into MLLGTDDDDREDEIYSIRDIETEVSVHSMMSKQVFTIDINESSLKVAQEMKANSIGSIIVTDTDEVVGIITERDLVIKVLAAEIDPAAINAGEIMSSPIITIKPSASTIDAAKLMVKSNIRRLAVMDNGNIVGLITDRDIMAISPGLDTILTNLIEMNREPAFEEREEMDTGICTNCGSFSRDLQLVNGMMLCESCRDSEGYYD; encoded by the coding sequence ATGCTTCTTGGAACAGATGATGATGATAGAGAGGATGAGATTTATTCTATTCGAGATATAGAGACCGAGGTTTCGGTTCACTCGATGATGTCAAAGCAGGTTTTTACAATCGATATCAATGAGAGCTCTCTGAAAGTGGCCCAGGAGATGAAAGCAAACAGCATTGGAAGCATAATAGTAACTGATACCGATGAAGTGGTGGGAATCATAACAGAAAGAGACCTGGTCATAAAAGTGTTAGCTGCAGAGATCGATCCTGCAGCTATTAATGCTGGAGAAATTATGTCCTCGCCCATTATTACGATAAAACCATCGGCAAGCACAATAGACGCAGCCAAATTAATGGTAAAATCCAATATAAGAAGGCTTGCAGTTATGGATAACGGAAATATTGTTGGCCTGATCACAGACCGGGATATAATGGCAATATCACCAGGCCTTGATACCATCCTTACAAACCTTATCGAAATGAACCGTGAACCAGCATTTGAAGAAAGGGAAGAGATGGATACCGGTATATGTACAAACTGTGGATCATTTTCAAGGGATCTCCAGCTTGTCAATGGGATGATGCTCTGTGAAAGCTGCAGAGACAGTGAAGGTTACTATGATTGA